In bacterium, the genomic stretch CTCTTTCACGACACATTCTTATCATAGTATAACCCCACCTTCCTGTCAACAACTTTTTTGCGAGGGATCCGAGAAAATATGGTCTTCGATTATCCCCACTGCTTTGTTAAATGTCCATTTTTTCCCCTGTTATTCCCGTCCCGCAAGGCAATGCGGGATAAACTCCAGCGGGGATCTTCAAACCAAATTTCTCATACAGACTTCTCCAAATAGCCAATGAAAGGAGGCTATTTTTCGGACATTTTGTTAGGTCTTCCCCCAACTTCATATAGAAGGAGCTTGCCATTGGAAAGGCGAGCCTCCATCTGGTTTAGAGTTCGGCAAAGCTGTATTTGTGCAGCTTGGAATCTAGTACCTTGTCAAGCTTGCTTTAATGGGTTCGTCTTTTGTAAGGGTAACCCTTATGATTGCTTATTTGGGTAATTATTTAACCCTTCGGCATAAAGACAAGCACTAACAGACAAATTCTATCTTGACAAGGCTGTAGGGGCGCGTTGCAACGTGCCCTTACAGTAGGGGCAATTCGCGAATCGTCCTTGCAAAAGGAGGAGGTAGGGGCGAATAATTATTCGCCCCTACTAAAGAGACTCTACCCATAAATACTAACGTGACAAGGCACTAGGGATACAGGTCGCAAGAGTTTGGTTTAAAATGTTCTAAAGGGGCTTGGACCGAGTTGTCTTATGGTTTCGGTCATCTCTTTAGCCACCTGGGCAAACCTCGGCCCCTCTGAGGCCGAGACCCACTCTAATCGGAAACGTTCAGGCTCGATACCAAAGTCCTCAACCATAAGCCGGATGGCCTCGGCCCTGGCCATAGCCTTCAGGTTACCCTCCAGATAATGGCAGTCCCCCGGGTGACATCCACAGATAAGCACCCCATCAGCCCCCTTGGTGAGGGCATCTATTACCAAATTGGGATGCACCATACCAGAGCACATCACTCGAATTATCCTGAGAGTCGGTGGGTACTGGAGCCTGGATACGCCGGCCAGGTCGGCGCCGGCATAGCTGCACCAATTGCAACAGAAGGCCAGGATTAAAGGCTCAAAACCGTCTGTCATTGCTACACCTCTATTGGTAAGTATTCTGTAAACTCTCGACGCTTTAAACCAGATAGGTCAAGGGTTCCACTCCTCGGATCAAGTTTTATATACCACTCCTCCATACAAAGCACCCCAATAATAGCATCTATTGGCCCAAGTTCTGTTTGGCCAAGTTCATCAATTCTATCCATATACCTTCACCCCATATCTCTCTGTCACATATTAAAAAAATCAGTGTTTCATCCGTGTCCATCTGTGGCTGAATAGTTACTAAGTTTTTTCTAAAAACCAGTATCGAAGGAAATCCTTGGAGACAGATAGGACTTTTTCTGCCTTTTTTATGGCATCTTGGGCATCTTCTTCCTCATATTCTTCAGACGGTTGCCATAAACTATCATCTCTTATCCCTGGATATCGGCTAAGACTGACCTCGGGTTCTATCCCCTCTGATATCTCTGCTATCTTTAGGAGCTTTTCTTTCCATGGCTCTGATAGGTCTTCTTTATTAAGGATTTCTATAAGCATCTCACCCACAAAATGTGTCTTCTGAAAAATACCAAAGGTGACAAGGACTGTCTTTATACATTTCTCTATCGCCTGTTGAGAATGATAAACAGATTTATCATAAAAGGCCTCTTCCATCAATTTCTTGGCTATTAGATAATCTCTTTCTCCATCTTTAAACATAGCCATAGCAAAGTCTTTATTGGTTATCTTTGAGAGATAAGTAGCAACTCTGGATTTAACAGGGAATCTCCAGCCATCCCTTATTCTCTTTATTTCCTTTATCTTTATATAATCCTTTGTTTCATTAATCAGTGTAGTTAAGAGATTATTTTTGTCTAATATGATGATTCCATCTTCGGATATATCCAGAAAAAGGGGATTATGGTTTTTAAAGTTTGAAATAACCTCTTGAGAGGTAAACAAAAGGATATCAAATCCTACCGTAGGAAGAGACCCCTTTAGATGAATTATTTCATCTCCCCTTCTATGTCGTTTTGGATTAATTCCATCAGCCACAATGAGGAGATCAAAGTCCGAATAGGGTGTAGCCTTTCCCTTTACCCTTGAGCCAAAGGCAATCGCCCCTATAATACTAAAAGGTAATAGAGCCTTCTCTAAGGCCGCTTTAATCTCGGTAAAAATTTCCATTGACAACGCATCCCCATTTATCTGGTTATGTTACCTGCAATTCGACCCCTTTGGTCCTAATCTCATAAATCAATGGAACCCACGTATCTTCTCTTCAATTCTATCCTTGCCAAAATCCTCTGACACCACAGCGATATCTATGCCACTGTATTCTGTATGTTTACCTGTTGCATAAGAACCATAAAGA encodes the following:
- a CDS encoding hydrogenase iron-sulfur subunit — its product is MTDGFEPLILAFCCNWCSYAGADLAGVSRLQYPPTLRIIRVMCSGMVHPNLVIDALTKGADGVLICGCHPGDCHYLEGNLKAMARAEAIRLMVEDFGIEPERFRLEWVSASEGPRFAQVAKEMTETIRQLGPSPFRTF
- a CDS encoding HEPN domain-containing protein; amino-acid sequence: MEIFTEIKAALEKALLPFSIIGAIAFGSRVKGKATPYSDFDLLIVADGINPKRHRRGDEIIHLKGSLPTVGFDILLFTSQEVISNFKNHNPLFLDISEDGIIILDKNNLLTTLINETKDYIKIKEIKRIRDGWRFPVKSRVATYLSKITNKDFAMAMFKDGERDYLIAKKLMEEAFYDKSVYHSQQAIEKCIKTVLVTFGIFQKTHFVGEMLIEILNKEDLSEPWKEKLLKIAEISEGIEPEVSLSRYPGIRDDSLWQPSEEYEEEDAQDAIKKAEKVLSVSKDFLRYWFLEKT